Below is a genomic region from Rhodococcus sp. WMMA185.
CAGCTGACTCGAGACCACGAAGGCCCCGTGAGTATTTCGCTCCCGGGCCTTTGTAGGGGTGGGGTTGCAATCACTACAAGTTTCGGCCGACACCACTCCGTCCGGTCACTGGCTCTCTTCCCCCTGAGGCCAAGGGGCGCGCGCGGATAAAGGGGTGTTCGATCGAAACACACCCCAAAACAGCCCGGAAAACGACCTGACGAGCTGCCCTGGCGTGTTCCTTCCCCGAACTCTCAAACCGAGTAGGTCGGCTACTTTGCAGGGGCAACCCGCAAAGCGCGCGGTCGATCATCTAGCCGACGCCGACAACATGATTGACCTCGCCGTTTACACCCCTCCGTCCGCAGAGAATCCGCAAAGGCAAGCAAAGGCACGCCAAGGCTCGGAACAACTCGTCTGCGGCGCCGCGGGTTCTGCGCCTCATCGGAGCGTTCAATTCGATCGCGTACAAGTGCGGCATGCGAGACAATTTCCTCGCATTGGTGGGCAGGGCTAAAACCTGCGTACGACATGTCCGCATCTCGATGGGGGAATCGTGGATCAAGACACAACGAAGTTGGCCCAAGCATGCGATGTTCTCGGTGACCGCGCTTTGTGGTTCCGACCTGATCGCTACAACGATGGTTTGGCACTGTGCATCATCGATTCGATTCAATCGACAGGCTCGCATTACAACAGCGTTGTCAATGTCGTGAAGCGGTACCGAGCATCGCGTAATGGAGCGGCAAGCTCGGACGGAACGCCGGAACTGCTGACGTCATTCGAGGATTACGGCGGCGTATCAGGCTGGGCGAAACGCATCGGCAATCAGAAGCCCGCATCCACACGCGCTGGTGCTTCCTTGAAGGCGGCTGTTATTCAGGAGGTAGCGCAAAAGCTCCACGATGCCGGTGTACGGACAGCCGCAGATCTGCGTCAACATGGCGCGAGGGAGCCGGGAAACGACGAGCGTAGGCGTGTCACGAAGAAGCTGTGGACCTCCGTAGAGGCTCAATCATCGGGCATTACTTGGGAATACGCCCTGATGCTCGCGGGCTTACCCGGCGCGAAGGCCGATCGTATGGTCGTGCGGTTCGTCTCTGATGCGGTCGGGGTGTCCGATCTGTCGCCGGAACGTGCTGCTGGCTTGGTACGCGACGCCGCAGGCTTGCTGAGCGTCAATGCGACCGATCTCGATCATGCGATTTGGAGATATGGGTCGGGTCGACCGGTTATGAGGCAGCCCGACGCCAAAGATGACATAGTGCTTGATGACGACGAGTGATGCGCGAAGTGATCTGAGTTCTTGCCCCGTAGAAGATTCCGGCGTTCTCGAGACGCCTCATGTCGTGACCTCGGCGTGGACGCGGTATGCCCGAGACCGCTTGTGTGTCCTAGTGAACGTGTTAGCTTGTGTGCGTCGGGGTGTCGATAGACCCGAGTTCGGCACGGGGGGTTACTGATTCGCGTCAGGCTCCACCGAGTCGACTTCTGGCCAACTTCAGG
It encodes:
- a CDS encoding heme peroxidase yields the protein MDQDTTKLAQACDVLGDRALWFRPDRYNDGLALCIIDSIQSTGSHYNSVVNVVKRYRASRNGAASSDGTPELLTSFEDYGGVSGWAKRIGNQKPASTRAGASLKAAVIQEVAQKLHDAGVRTAADLRQHGAREPGNDERRRVTKKLWTSVEAQSSGITWEYALMLAGLPGAKADRMVVRFVSDAVGVSDLSPERAAGLVRDAAGLLSVNATDLDHAIWRYGSGRPVMRQPDAKDDIVLDDDE